A genomic region of Thermoflexus sp. contains the following coding sequences:
- a CDS encoding FtsK/SpoIIIE domain-containing protein, with product MGLWQKRDGLEIYIPEIAPERIWPGMRRLPPPPGDPPEIPDVPGFPPMPERSPWWTYAPWFLMSAVYGLMGPLAFGGRGWMYLLFIPLAAGSSILAGEIQHRWALRRHRAQTAEAIRRAERKLRRFLTELEAWRSMEESLERALFPPWEDLCQRLQAGTDLWFRHRGDPDFLSVRAGIRRSPLLARHGRPLPDLEDLPLPLQGIVRAITGAIQAEVERPLPLLLRASTALIAFPGQEGAIARLLLELALTHAPSEMEIRVGLGDPGWAFLRWLPHVGELREGYAGGPARIREMLFEEFFRRRSRGGEGPAVIALGDAGWLTDGRLGMLLREGPAVGLYPLLILPPGASIPGGIRTLGIWMPDGGIRILDLASGQAVEGMDPAPRLSPGQAEALAFSLSRLRPMGVGDIGTVRPAPALWGIHEPDPQTLRQVIQKARNGRERLAIPVGYTDEGLPFLLDLHDRAHGPHAMVIGTTGSGKSEAMRTLALALALHFSPERVRLLFIDFKGGGAFAPLEGLPHCVGLLSNLDPREAARALETLEGELDRRQRILAERGADHADAAGLPHLVVMADEFAEMLEQIPDGMGRMIRLARLGRSLGMHLVLATQRLGSAVPGELRANLRVRIALRCETPEESAAVLGRPDAAYLPGSGWAFIQVGQNEVFRRIRFAYASGASIGVQEEYRMDPADPNRALRIDRVGGDGVRDLDRLALVLRTMDPPVPSLAPPSLPEDPGVPEEEGIDQIGLGIADFPEQGEIRWVFCERQTPDLMLIGQAGTGKTRILQGMASAAARAGRRAFVVDGRGEWREVPWAVRVDPLDREGVGRLFRILRAEAGPALLVLDGADSIAEEAQMALETGLEMARARADLWIWIGSRREVALRSLRGRPAHRVVLPLEARDWEAIVGRLPIPEEPFGGRWWGEGRWREIRLRRQGVLAPPVPPLPRAPRASWSDLPSPAQGEGGVTLPLGWWDDDLQPAVLLLDRRRPALGMAPEVAWGRGVMEGLVRRLQEAMGRVLAWDPEGLLEGLVKGEEDPRAFLELAMAGEATGSGGLLVVADTDALRMRMGYGEEIPVALRRSERWIWLWVGRDGLGLRGWRLLPEPEDRGTPPIAAGHPGLTWLATSGQGRWVILPVRS from the coding sequence AGCATCGGTGGGCGTTGCGTCGCCATCGGGCACAGACCGCCGAGGCGATCCGGCGGGCTGAGCGAAAGCTGCGGCGGTTCCTGACCGAGCTGGAAGCCTGGCGAAGCATGGAGGAATCCCTGGAGCGGGCGCTGTTCCCTCCATGGGAGGATTTATGCCAGCGTCTGCAGGCGGGGACGGATCTCTGGTTCCGCCATCGGGGGGATCCGGATTTCCTGAGCGTTCGGGCAGGCATTCGTCGGTCGCCGTTGCTCGCCCGCCATGGCCGGCCGCTTCCGGATCTCGAGGATCTTCCGCTGCCCCTGCAGGGCATCGTCCGGGCGATCACGGGCGCCATTCAGGCTGAGGTCGAGCGTCCGCTTCCGCTTTTGCTCCGCGCATCCACCGCCCTGATCGCTTTCCCGGGTCAAGAAGGGGCCATCGCCCGGCTCCTTCTGGAGCTGGCCTTGACCCACGCGCCTTCCGAGATGGAGATCCGGGTGGGCCTCGGGGACCCGGGTTGGGCCTTCCTCCGGTGGTTGCCGCACGTGGGGGAGCTCCGGGAAGGCTATGCCGGGGGACCGGCCCGGATCCGGGAGATGCTGTTTGAGGAGTTTTTCCGAAGGAGAAGTCGCGGGGGAGAGGGCCCGGCGGTGATCGCCCTGGGGGATGCCGGATGGCTGACCGACGGCCGCCTGGGCATGCTGCTGCGGGAGGGCCCTGCCGTGGGCCTCTATCCCCTCCTGATCCTTCCCCCTGGGGCTTCCATCCCGGGGGGGATCCGCACCCTTGGCATTTGGATGCCCGACGGGGGGATCCGGATCCTGGATCTGGCCAGTGGACAGGCGGTGGAGGGAATGGATCCCGCCCCGCGCCTCTCTCCGGGGCAGGCCGAGGCGCTGGCTTTCTCCCTCTCCCGCCTGCGACCCATGGGAGTGGGGGATATCGGGACCGTCCGTCCAGCCCCCGCCCTGTGGGGGATCCATGAGCCCGACCCTCAGACGCTGAGGCAGGTGATCCAGAAAGCCCGGAACGGGCGCGAGCGCCTGGCGATCCCCGTGGGATACACCGACGAAGGGCTACCTTTTCTACTGGATCTGCACGACCGGGCCCATGGGCCCCACGCCATGGTGATCGGGACCACCGGGTCGGGCAAAAGCGAGGCCATGCGGACCCTGGCCCTGGCCCTGGCCCTTCATTTCTCCCCGGAGCGGGTGCGGCTGCTCTTCATCGACTTCAAGGGGGGCGGCGCGTTTGCCCCCCTGGAGGGCCTGCCCCATTGCGTCGGGCTGCTCTCCAACCTGGATCCCCGGGAGGCGGCCCGGGCGCTGGAGACCCTGGAAGGGGAGCTGGACCGCCGGCAGCGGATCCTGGCGGAGCGGGGAGCGGATCACGCCGACGCCGCGGGGCTGCCCCATCTGGTGGTGATGGCCGATGAGTTCGCCGAGATGCTGGAGCAGATCCCGGATGGGATGGGGCGGATGATCCGCCTGGCCCGGCTGGGGCGGAGCCTGGGGATGCATCTGGTGCTGGCGACCCAGCGGCTGGGGAGCGCGGTCCCCGGGGAGCTCCGGGCCAACCTCCGGGTCCGGATCGCGTTGCGCTGTGAGACGCCGGAGGAATCGGCGGCGGTGCTGGGACGGCCGGACGCGGCGTATCTGCCCGGGAGCGGCTGGGCCTTCATTCAGGTCGGGCAGAACGAGGTGTTCCGACGGATTCGGTTCGCGTATGCCTCGGGGGCCTCGATCGGCGTACAGGAGGAATACCGGATGGACCCGGCGGATCCGAACCGGGCGCTGCGGATCGATCGAGTGGGAGGCGACGGCGTGCGGGATCTGGATCGGCTGGCCCTCGTGCTCCGGACGATGGATCCCCCGGTGCCGTCGCTGGCCCCGCCCTCTCTGCCAGAGGATCCGGGCGTTCCGGAGGAAGAGGGCATCGACCAGATCGGCCTGGGGATAGCGGATTTCCCGGAGCAGGGGGAGATCCGCTGGGTGTTCTGTGAGAGGCAGACTCCGGATCTCATGCTGATCGGTCAGGCGGGAACCGGAAAGACCCGGATCCTCCAGGGGATGGCGTCGGCAGCGGCCCGGGCCGGCCGGCGGGCCTTTGTCGTCGATGGACGCGGGGAGTGGCGGGAGGTTCCGTGGGCAGTCCGGGTGGATCCCCTGGATCGGGAAGGGGTGGGCCGGCTGTTTCGGATCCTGCGGGCGGAAGCGGGCCCCGCCCTGCTGGTGCTGGATGGGGCGGACAGCATCGCGGAGGAGGCGCAGATGGCGCTGGAGACGGGGCTGGAGATGGCACGAGCCCGCGCCGATCTCTGGATTTGGATCGGGTCACGGCGGGAGGTGGCCCTGCGATCCCTACGGGGGCGGCCCGCCCATCGGGTGGTGCTCCCGCTGGAAGCTCGGGACTGGGAAGCCATCGTCGGGCGTCTGCCGATCCCGGAGGAACCCTTCGGGGGTCGCTGGTGGGGAGAGGGGCGGTGGCGGGAAATCCGGCTGCGGCGACAGGGGGTGCTGGCGCCTCCTGTTCCACCGCTCCCTCGAGCTCCCCGAGCCTCCTGGTCCGATTTACCCTCGCCCGCGCAGGGGGAAGGAGGGGTGACCCTTCCTCTCGGATGGTGGGATGACGATCTGCAGCCGGCCGTTCTCCTTCTGGACCGGCGGCGGCCGGCGCTGGGGATGGCCCCGGAGGTGGCCTGGGGACGGGGAGTGATGGAAGGGCTGGTGCGCCGGCTTCAGGAGGCCATGGGGAGGGTGCTGGCGTGGGATCCCGAGGGTCTGCTGGAGGGGTTGGTGAAGGGGGAAGAGGACCCCCGGGCTTTCCTGGAGCTTGCGATGGCGGGGGAGGCCACAGGATCCGGGGGCCTCCTGGTGGTGGCAGATACGGATGCCCTGCGGATGCGGATGGGGTATGGGGAGGAGATCCCGGTCGCCCTGCGGCGCTCCGAGCGCTGGATCTGGTTGTGGGTAGGGCGAGATGGGTTGGGGCTGCGCGGGTGGCGGTTGCTTCCCGAGCCGGAGGATCGGGGAACGCCGCCGATCGCAGCGGGCCATCCAGGTCTGACTTGGCTGGCCACGTCCGGCCAGGGCCGCTGGGTCATCCTCCCGGTGCGCTCATGA